A segment of the Pseudomonadota bacterium genome:
GCAGCTCGCTCCTGACGAGCATGATTTCATGCGTGATCAGATGCTGCGCAACCGGGATGGTGTGAACGGGCCAGTCCATGGCCGCCGGTCTTCGCATTCGGGCGACCGTAAGGTGCGGCCGGAACGGGCGGGTTTCGGCTTGTAGTCCTGCCGCTCGGGCGAGGTGCTCCAGGCGTTCACTGATGGCATGCAAGCTCGGCGTCGCCGCCACCATGGCGGCCAGCATTCGGGCGCGCCGAGGTGATGGAAACCAGGCCAGGGCCGTGAGGTCGACTTCCACCGGGGGCAGCGCGGCCAGCGCGTCCTGGGCGCGGGAGACCCAAGCATCGACCTCAGCCGTGGGTTGCGACCCCAAATAACGAAGGGTTAAGTGGATATTCTGTGCCGGAATCCAACGGATGGGCAGATGCGCCTCCCGGATCGGCTCGGTTGCCCGGTGCAGTTCCTCAACCAGTTTTCCCGGCCACGGGATGGCGAAAAACAAACGAATCGTCGCCTCCGGCGATCGCTCGTTATCCGATGATGTGGGACCCGTAGAAGCTCTTGAGCGGGGCGCCGTCAAGGGCGGCAGGCCTTGCGCACCGCGTCGCAGACCCGGTCGATTGCGTCCGGCGACATGCTCGGCCACATGGGCAAACTCAATACTTCCATTGCCGCCGCTTCGGTCACCGGCAGCGGGCGTTGAAACGCCTGGTAAGGCGGCAACCGATACAGCGGTGTGGGGTAGTAAATGCCGGTTTCGACGCCGGCCTCTCGCAGACTGTCCTGAATCGCTTGCCGTCGCGGGGCGGGAACGCGAACAGTATAGAGCTGGAAGACGTGGCTATTGCCCGGCCGAACCACCGGTGGGGCGAGTCCCTCAATGTCGGCCAGTCGCGCGCCGTAAGCGTGGGCAATGTCGGCGCGTTTTACGTTCCATTCATTCAAATGCCTCAGACGTTGCGACAGGACAGCGCCTTGGATTCCGTCCATACGCGAGTTGTAGCCTACCAAACGATGGTCACCGCGACTGATCTGGCCATGGTTCCGGAGCTTACGGGCGTACTCGGCGATGGCGGGGTCGTTCGTCACCATCATGCCCGCGTCG
Coding sequences within it:
- the thpR gene encoding RNA 2',3'-cyclic phosphodiesterase, whose translation is MFFAIPWPGKLVEELHRATEPIREAHLPIRWIPAQNIHLTLRYLGSQPTAEVDAWVSRAQDALAALPPVEVDLTALAWFPSPRRARMLAAMVAATPSLHAISERLEHLARAAGLQAETRPFRPHLTVARMRRPAAMDWPVHTIPVAQHLITHEIMLVRSELRPEGAKYEDVAAISLSAADPSPS